A genomic region of Methanothermobacter thermautotrophicus str. Delta H contains the following coding sequences:
- a CDS encoding UGSC family (seleno)protein, with protein sequence MKVRIVERDVMDPLADTCMDEMPVNRVGEVKTVSLLDNTKPGARTILEAVESSLEGLRFLWSEKPAGAPASEDQINRAGEGDLCILALGDCGSCTTWVILDAIRLEGMGVPTISICSDTFREYAEKLAAAHGMPGLRIVEIEHPVAGLETEEILRKARKIMPAIVDHLR encoded by the coding sequence ATGAAGGTCAGGATTGTTGAAAGGGATGTGATGGACCCTCTGGCAGATACATGCATGGATGAGATGCCGGTCAACCGGGTGGGTGAAGTTAAGACAGTTTCACTCCTCGACAACACCAAACCCGGGGCCAGAACCATACTTGAGGCTGTTGAGTCCTCCCTTGAAGGTTTAAGGTTCCTGTGGTCTGAGAAACCTGCCGGTGCGCCTGCATCAGAGGACCAGATAAACAGGGCCGGGGAGGGGGACCTCTGCATACTCGCCCTGGGTGACTGCGGCTCCTGCACAACCTGGGTGATCCTTGACGCGATTCGTCTTGAGGGTATGGGGGTTCCAACAATCTCCATCTGTTCAGACACTTTCAGGGAATATGCAGAGAAACTTGCAGCCGCCCATGGGATGCCGGGCCTCCGGATAGTTGAGATAGAACATCCAGTGGCTGGACTGGAAACTGAGGAGATCCTCAGGAAGGCCAGGAAGATTATGCCCGCCATAGTGGACCATCTGAGGTGA
- a CDS encoding preprotein translocase subunit Sec61beta translates to MAKKDKKTLPPSGAGLVRYFEEETKGPKLTPEQVVVMSIILAVFCLVLRFSG, encoded by the coding sequence ATGGCAAAGAAGGATAAGAAGACACTTCCACCCAGCGGTGCAGGTCTTGTAAGGTACTTTGAAGAGGAGACGAAGGGACCGAAACTCACACCGGAACAGGTAGTTGTGATGAGCATAATACTGGCAGTGTTCTGCCTTGTACTCAGATTTTCGGGATGA
- the purB gene encoding adenylosuccinate lyase codes for MAIHPVEFRYGTPEMRVIWEAENKLQKMLDVEAALAQAEGELGIIPAEAASEIVRKASTEFVTLERVNEIERDTKHDIASLVKALAEQCEGDAGEYVHFGATSNDIVDTSNSLLLRDSISVLRDKLTRVLEVLLALADENRDRVCIGRTHGQHALPTTYGMKFAIWADEIHRQLERLDACSERLCVGMMTGAVGTTAALGEEGLEVHERVSEILGLRPVLISNQVVQRDNHAEFIMVLANIATTLDKIALEIRNLQRTEIMEVGEKFDPEKQVGSSTMPHKMNPITAERICGIARVIRSYVVAALENNPLWHERDLTNSSSERIILPEACILTDYILKLTLDVLCNLVFYPENIKRNLEFTGGLIMAERLMAELTRRGMGRQTAYAAVRQCAIEASRTGRSLRDVVLERSEIMDYLTVEDLEEIMNPETYIGSARRMVERVLEESQKWL; via the coding sequence ATGGCCATTCATCCAGTTGAATTCAGGTACGGGACACCTGAAATGAGGGTTATCTGGGAGGCTGAAAATAAGCTCCAGAAGATGCTTGACGTTGAGGCGGCCCTTGCACAGGCAGAGGGCGAACTTGGAATCATACCTGCTGAAGCGGCCTCTGAGATAGTCAGGAAGGCCAGCACAGAATTTGTAACCCTTGAAAGGGTTAATGAGATTGAGAGGGACACAAAGCATGATATTGCATCCCTTGTAAAGGCCCTTGCAGAGCAGTGTGAGGGTGACGCAGGGGAATATGTGCACTTCGGTGCAACATCCAATGACATTGTTGACACATCCAATTCCCTGCTTCTCAGGGACTCAATCTCGGTTCTCAGGGATAAACTCACCAGGGTACTTGAGGTTCTCCTTGCTCTGGCGGATGAAAACAGGGACAGGGTCTGCATCGGAAGGACCCATGGACAGCACGCCCTCCCAACCACCTATGGCATGAAATTCGCCATCTGGGCAGATGAGATCCACCGGCAGCTGGAGCGCCTTGATGCGTGCAGTGAAAGGCTCTGTGTCGGGATGATGACAGGAGCCGTCGGAACCACAGCGGCCCTGGGGGAGGAGGGCCTGGAGGTCCATGAGAGGGTCTCAGAGATACTGGGACTCAGACCGGTCCTGATATCCAACCAGGTCGTCCAGAGGGATAACCATGCAGAGTTCATAATGGTCCTTGCCAACATAGCCACAACCCTTGATAAGATAGCCCTCGAGATCAGGAACCTTCAGAGGACAGAGATAATGGAGGTTGGAGAGAAATTTGACCCTGAGAAACAGGTGGGCAGCAGTACCATGCCTCATAAGATGAACCCAATAACTGCAGAGAGGATATGTGGTATTGCGCGTGTTATAAGGTCCTATGTTGTCGCGGCCCTGGAGAACAACCCATTATGGCATGAGAGGGACCTCACAAATTCATCATCCGAACGCATAATCCTTCCTGAGGCATGCATCCTCACGGACTACATACTTAAACTGACACTGGATGTCCTCTGCAACCTCGTCTTCTACCCTGAGAATATTAAGAGGAACCTTGAATTCACAGGAGGCCTGATAATGGCGGAGAGGCTCATGGCTGAGCTAACAAGGAGGGGCATGGGTCGGCAGACAGCATATGCAGCTGTGCGCCAGTGTGCCATTGAGGCCAGCAGGACAGGAAGAAGCCTAAGGGATGTGGTCCTTGAGAGGTCCGAGATCATGGATTACCTTACAGTGGAGGACCTTGAGGAGATAATGAACCCTGAGACCTACATCGGATCAGCCAGGAGGATGGTTGAGAGGGTCCTTGAGGAATCACAAAAATGGCTCTGA
- the nrdD gene encoding anaerobic ribonucleoside-triphosphate reductase, giving the protein MPTKAETCVLKNNGVREKFSHEKLVKSLLNLGASLWTSENVASEVARSVYNGITTKEIKILVYDSLRKVDEELADRYLAANRLRVRTSRDKIETFDQKKIEDNLIRETGASEDVAREIATEVWRELKKLNVEYLTAPMIREVVNTKLIEHGLETLRKRYTRLGIPVYNITNLIENGSRDNANMIHNPETVHKYVADEALKQYTLLHILPSRLADAHMSGDIHIHDLEFFAARPLNCLQHDLRLFIRHGLRVDGTGDHTSVAGPPKHLETLMNHAGEIMLASQQNMSGGQAMSLWNVFVAPFASGLSYEKIKQAVQMFIFNLNMAYAARGSQVPFTSINLEFGVPEFLEDEPAYGPRGEYAGVYGDFAEEARLLTRAFTEVLLEGDADGKPHLFPNTIYSLRRETFRGEFDEELSLVHELASKYGTAYFINMLADYRGKMANYMGCRTSLADNWTGDWEKDCLRTGNLAYITLNLPRIAYQSRDDDELFEYLDEYIDMAVEVLRIRRSQAQRCLDDYHLLPFLSQEIDGERYYRIENATMSFGFTGLNEMLEYHLGAGIQSPEANRFGLRVIEHINERAAELKKETGWRWSVLQTPAESTAHRFAMLDHEHYPEEAVLQGTEGAYYYTNSSHTPVNAEVDLVEKIRIEEKYHPLTPGGHIFNAWLGEAKPDPAALEGLTRRICRRSDIGFWAYSNALSFCLRCKTLMRGLQDSCARCGERDEVEWYDRITGYVQQVGRAKSSSGGWNRGKQQELLDRRRIDL; this is encoded by the coding sequence ATGCCAACAAAGGCAGAAACATGTGTACTGAAAAATAATGGTGTACGGGAAAAATTCAGCCATGAAAAGCTCGTAAAATCCCTCCTGAACCTGGGGGCCAGTTTATGGACCTCCGAGAATGTGGCCTCAGAGGTTGCAAGGTCTGTCTACAATGGAATAACCACCAAGGAGATAAAGATCCTGGTCTACGACTCCCTCAGAAAGGTGGATGAGGAACTGGCAGATCGTTACCTTGCAGCCAACAGACTCAGGGTGAGGACATCAAGGGATAAGATAGAGACCTTTGACCAGAAGAAGATAGAGGACAACCTCATAAGGGAGACTGGCGCCTCAGAGGATGTTGCAAGGGAAATCGCCACCGAGGTCTGGAGGGAGCTCAAGAAACTGAACGTGGAATACCTCACAGCCCCCATGATAAGGGAGGTTGTTAACACAAAGCTCATAGAGCACGGCCTTGAGACCCTCAGGAAGAGGTACACACGTCTCGGGATCCCGGTCTACAACATCACAAACCTCATAGAGAACGGCTCCAGGGACAACGCCAACATGATCCACAACCCTGAAACCGTCCACAAGTACGTGGCTGATGAGGCCCTCAAACAGTACACACTCCTCCACATACTCCCCTCCAGGCTCGCAGACGCCCACATGTCAGGTGACATACACATCCATGACCTCGAATTCTTCGCTGCACGGCCACTTAACTGCCTGCAGCACGATCTCCGGCTATTCATAAGGCACGGGCTCCGGGTTGACGGTACAGGGGACCACACATCAGTTGCAGGACCACCAAAGCACCTGGAGACCCTCATGAACCATGCAGGGGAGATAATGCTGGCATCCCAGCAGAACATGTCCGGCGGCCAGGCCATGAGCCTCTGGAACGTCTTCGTGGCACCCTTCGCCTCAGGGCTGTCCTATGAGAAGATCAAACAGGCGGTCCAGATGTTCATATTCAACCTCAACATGGCCTACGCTGCAAGGGGAAGTCAGGTACCATTCACAAGCATAAACCTGGAGTTCGGGGTCCCGGAGTTCCTTGAGGACGAACCAGCCTATGGGCCCCGCGGGGAGTATGCTGGTGTATACGGTGACTTCGCTGAGGAGGCAAGGCTCCTCACAAGGGCCTTCACCGAGGTCCTCCTCGAGGGTGATGCCGATGGGAAGCCCCACCTCTTCCCCAACACCATATACTCCCTCCGGAGGGAGACCTTCAGGGGGGAATTCGATGAGGAACTGAGCCTGGTCCATGAACTGGCATCCAAGTACGGGACAGCCTACTTCATAAACATGCTGGCGGATTACAGGGGCAAGATGGCAAACTACATGGGCTGCCGTACGAGCCTTGCAGATAACTGGACAGGTGACTGGGAGAAGGACTGCCTCAGGACAGGAAACCTTGCCTACATAACCCTCAACCTCCCCAGGATAGCCTACCAGTCACGGGATGATGATGAACTATTCGAGTACCTTGATGAGTACATTGACATGGCGGTTGAGGTGCTCAGGATAAGGAGGAGCCAGGCTCAGAGATGCCTGGACGACTACCACCTGCTCCCATTCCTCTCCCAGGAGATAGACGGTGAGAGGTACTACCGTATAGAGAATGCGACAATGAGCTTCGGATTCACGGGACTCAATGAGATGCTCGAGTACCACCTTGGGGCAGGTATACAGAGCCCTGAAGCCAACAGGTTCGGCCTGAGGGTCATAGAGCACATAAATGAACGTGCAGCTGAACTCAAAAAGGAGACAGGATGGCGGTGGAGTGTCCTCCAGACACCTGCAGAGTCCACAGCCCACAGATTCGCAATGCTGGACCATGAGCATTACCCTGAGGAGGCTGTGCTCCAGGGCACCGAGGGGGCATACTACTACACCAACTCCAGCCACACACCCGTGAATGCAGAGGTGGACCTTGTTGAGAAGATAAGGATCGAGGAGAAGTACCACCCGCTGACACCCGGCGGGCACATATTCAATGCATGGCTGGGTGAGGCGAAACCTGACCCAGCAGCCCTTGAGGGTCTCACCAGGAGGATCTGCAGGAGGAGTGACATAGGATTCTGGGCGTACAGCAATGCCCTGAGCTTCTGCCTGAGGTGCAAGACCCTCATGAGGGGTCTGCAGGATTCCTGTGCACGCTGCGGCGAGAGGGATGAGGTTGAGTGGTATGACAGGATCACAGGTTACGTACAGCAGGTGGGCCGTGCCAAGTCCTCAAGCGGTGGCTGGAACAGGGGTAAACAGCAGGAACTTCTTGATAGACGAAGAATAGACCTCTGA